One genomic region from Mastacembelus armatus chromosome 21, fMasArm1.2, whole genome shotgun sequence encodes:
- the uchl3 gene encoding ubiquitin carboxyl-terminal hydrolase isozyme L3, with protein sequence MDCPRWLPLESNPEVMTKFVNCLGMKPTWQFGDVYGLDPELLSIVPRPVCAVLLLFPVTEKYEAFKQEEEKKLKDQRQEISPDVYFIKQTIGNACGTIGLIHAVANNLTHLEFEPDSPLKKFLEQTSKMTPEERAAFLEKDESIRVTHESSAQEGQTEAPSLDEKVNLHFIAFVNVGGQLYELDGGKPFPIVHGKTSEDTVLEDAVEVCKIFMARDPQEVRFTIIALSKDSY encoded by the exons TTTGTCAATTGTTTGGGTATGAAGCCAACCTGGCAATTTGGAGACGTATACGGATTGGATCCAGAGCTTCTCAGCATAGTACCAAGACCAGTGTGTGCAGTGCTGCTCCTCTTCCCAGTGACAGAGAAG TATGAGGCATTCAagcaagaagaggaaaagaaactCAAGGATCAGCGACAGGAGATCTCTCCTGATGTCTACTTTATTAAGCAAACAATTGGAAATGCCTGTGGAACAATAGGATTAATTCATGCTGTGGCAAACAACCTGACACACCTGGAATTTG AGCCTGATTCTCCTCTTAAGAAGTTTCTTGAACAAACCTCTAAAATGACCCCAGAGGAAAGAGCTGCCTTCCTGGAGAAAGATGAG AGTATACGTGTTACACATGAATCCAGTGCACAGGAGGGACAGACAGAG gccCCAAGCTTAGATGAGAAGGTGAATCTGCATTTTATAGCTTTTGTGAATGTTGGAGGACAGTTATATGAACTGG ATGGAGGGAAGCCGTTCCCTATTGTCCATGGAAAGACTTCAGAAGATACTGTTCTTGAG GATGCTGTAGAGGTCTGTAAGATCTTCATGGCTCGTGACCCTCAGGAGGTTCGTTTCACCATCATTGCCCTCTCTAAAGATTCATACTGA